The proteins below come from a single Leifsonia sp. 1010 genomic window:
- the manA gene encoding mannose-6-phosphate isomerase, class I encodes MFVRIGNTPRDYAWGSTTAIAGLLGTEPSGGPEAELWLGAHPGSPARVLDPALAGGAADLAAWERTRDLPYLLKVLAAAGPLSLQAHPSPEQARAGFERENAAGLAPDSPERNYKDPFHKPELIFALSDPFEALCGFRDTEESRHAFERLAAATPGGAVLSGFARTLVGEPGAALRRATEWLLGEDPEVDLLVAEVVRAARALPDDRDADTVRMLDEAFPGDPGIVLALLLNRATLRPGQVLYLPAGNIHAYLRGLGIELMAASDNVLRGGLTRKRIDVPELVSVLDFTPIEATPLAPEHPAAGVETFRPDVPDFALEHIVVDDGQPTTVRLPGTAIALVTDGEVKLSGANDTVTLARGESAVVVDETELRVSGHGTVFVAHPNS; translated from the coding sequence ATGTTTGTGCGCATCGGCAACACCCCGCGCGACTACGCGTGGGGCTCCACGACCGCGATCGCGGGCCTCCTCGGCACGGAGCCGAGCGGCGGACCGGAGGCGGAGCTGTGGCTCGGCGCCCATCCCGGCTCCCCCGCCCGCGTGCTCGACCCGGCCCTGGCCGGCGGCGCGGCCGACCTCGCCGCCTGGGAGCGCACGCGCGACCTCCCGTACCTGCTGAAGGTGCTGGCCGCTGCGGGGCCGCTGTCGCTGCAGGCGCATCCCTCCCCGGAGCAGGCCCGCGCCGGCTTCGAGCGCGAGAACGCGGCGGGGCTCGCGCCCGACTCTCCTGAGCGCAACTACAAGGACCCGTTCCACAAGCCGGAGCTCATCTTCGCCCTCAGTGATCCCTTCGAGGCCCTGTGCGGGTTCCGCGACACGGAGGAGTCGCGCCATGCCTTCGAGCGTCTCGCGGCCGCCACCCCCGGCGGTGCCGTGCTCAGCGGGTTCGCCCGCACCCTCGTCGGCGAGCCCGGCGCCGCGCTGCGGCGTGCGACAGAATGGCTGCTCGGGGAGGACCCGGAAGTCGACCTGCTCGTCGCGGAGGTGGTCCGTGCGGCGCGCGCCCTCCCGGACGACCGCGACGCCGACACGGTGCGCATGCTCGACGAGGCCTTCCCCGGCGACCCCGGGATCGTCCTCGCACTGCTGCTGAACCGCGCGACTCTGCGCCCCGGCCAGGTGCTCTACCTGCCCGCGGGGAACATCCACGCCTACCTCCGCGGTCTCGGCATCGAGCTGATGGCTGCGTCCGACAACGTGCTCCGCGGCGGACTGACACGCAAGCGCATCGACGTACCCGAGCTGGTGAGCGTGCTCGACTTCACGCCGATCGAGGCGACGCCGCTCGCGCCGGAGCACCCGGCCGCCGGCGTGGAGACCTTCCGGCCCGACGTGCCCGACTTCGCTCTGGAGCACATCGTCGTCGACGACGGACAACCCACGACCGTCCGCCTCCCCGGCACGGCCATCGCACTCGTCACCGACGGAGAGGTGAAGCTGAGCGGCGCGAACGACACGGTGACGCTCGCCCGCGGTGAGTCGGCGGTCGTGGTCGACGAGACGGAGCTCAGGGTGAGCGGCCACGGTACGGTGTTCGTCGCGCACCCGAACTCCTGA
- a CDS encoding acyl-CoA dehydrogenase family protein, which produces MPFETIAGDFYGFENLLSDREKDFITTLRSQLESEVKPIVNEYWEKAEFPHQIIDVLHRNGAIGLGFPETAPFENSAVFRGWVALELARVDASVSTYVGVQNGLALGAIGVCGSDEQRAEWLPKLASGEVLGAFGLTEPTSGSDSAQGLKTVATRDGDNWVLNGSKRWIGNATFSDITVIWAKSAEDGQVKGFIVPNSTPGFTTTKIEGKQSLRIVQNADITLENVVVPESLRLQNANSFKDTARVLRLTRAEVAWAAVGVAVGAYEAALRYTKERVQFGKPIASHQLIQDLLVKSIGNITASIGLCTRVSQMLDDGEQRDEHSALAKAFATARMRETVAWCREALGGNGIVLDYDVARFFADAEALYSYEGTREMNTLIVGRAITGQAAFV; this is translated from the coding sequence ATGCCCTTCGAGACCATCGCCGGCGACTTCTACGGCTTCGAGAACCTCCTCTCCGACCGTGAGAAGGACTTCATCACCACGCTGCGCTCGCAGCTGGAGTCCGAGGTGAAGCCGATCGTCAACGAGTACTGGGAGAAGGCGGAGTTCCCGCACCAGATCATCGACGTCCTGCACAGGAACGGCGCCATCGGACTCGGCTTCCCGGAGACCGCTCCATTCGAGAACTCCGCCGTGTTCCGTGGCTGGGTCGCACTGGAGCTGGCGCGGGTCGACGCCTCCGTGAGCACGTATGTCGGCGTGCAGAACGGTCTCGCCCTCGGGGCGATCGGCGTCTGCGGTTCGGACGAGCAGCGCGCGGAGTGGCTACCGAAGCTGGCGAGCGGCGAAGTGCTCGGCGCCTTCGGTCTCACCGAGCCGACTTCTGGCTCGGACTCCGCGCAGGGCCTCAAGACCGTGGCGACCCGCGACGGCGACAACTGGGTGCTGAACGGCTCCAAGCGCTGGATCGGGAACGCCACGTTCAGCGACATCACCGTGATCTGGGCGAAGAGCGCGGAGGACGGCCAGGTGAAGGGCTTCATCGTCCCCAACTCCACCCCCGGCTTCACGACGACGAAGATCGAGGGCAAGCAGTCCCTCCGGATCGTGCAGAACGCCGACATCACGCTCGAGAACGTCGTCGTTCCCGAGTCGCTCCGCCTGCAGAACGCGAACAGCTTCAAGGACACCGCCCGGGTGCTCCGCCTCACCCGCGCCGAGGTCGCCTGGGCTGCCGTCGGCGTCGCGGTCGGCGCCTACGAGGCGGCCCTGCGTTACACGAAGGAGCGCGTCCAGTTCGGCAAGCCGATCGCCTCCCACCAGCTCATCCAGGACCTCCTGGTCAAGTCGATCGGCAACATCACGGCCTCGATCGGCCTGTGCACCCGCGTCTCGCAGATGCTCGACGACGGCGAGCAGCGCGACGAGCACTCGGCCCTGGCGAAGGCCTTCGCGACCGCGCGGATGCGCGAGACGGTCGCCTGGTGCCGCGAGGCTCTCGGAGGAAACGGCATCGTGCTCGACTACGACGTCGCCCGCTTCTTCGCGGATGCCGAGGCCCTGTACTCCTACGAGGGCACGCGCGAGATGAACACGCTCATCGTCGGCCGCGCGATCACCGGGCAAGCGGCGTTCGTGTGA
- the galE gene encoding UDP-glucose 4-epimerase GalE — protein sequence MAWLVTGGAGYIGAHVVRAFLDEGMDVVVVDDLSSGHEEFVPADVPFYRGTILDGELLSRIFAENTVSGVVHVAGFKYAGVSVQRPLHTYEQNVTATAVLLAAMQDAGVDAVVFSSSAAVYGTPDVDIVTEATPKNPESPYGESKLIGEWLLRDQGVAAGLRHTSLRYFNVVGSGDPALRDTSPHNLFPLVFDALVAGRTPRINGNDYPTPDGTCVRDYIHVADLAVSHVAAAKRLDAGEAIEPVYNLGSGDGVSVGQIMWTVAEVTGIAFTPEVGPRRAGDPARIVASGDLAARDLDWRMRHSLEDMVRSAWEARQAAS from the coding sequence GTGGCGTGGTTGGTGACCGGAGGCGCAGGCTATATCGGAGCGCACGTCGTGCGGGCGTTCCTCGACGAGGGGATGGACGTGGTCGTCGTCGACGACCTGTCGAGCGGTCACGAGGAGTTCGTGCCGGCGGATGTGCCGTTCTACCGGGGCACCATCCTCGACGGCGAGCTGCTGTCGCGCATTTTCGCCGAGAACACGGTCTCCGGCGTCGTGCATGTCGCCGGCTTCAAGTACGCCGGTGTGTCCGTTCAGCGGCCGCTTCACACCTACGAGCAGAACGTGACCGCCACCGCGGTGCTGCTCGCCGCGATGCAGGACGCCGGCGTCGATGCCGTCGTGTTCAGCTCGTCCGCCGCGGTCTACGGCACGCCGGACGTCGACATCGTCACCGAGGCGACGCCCAAGAACCCCGAGTCGCCCTACGGCGAGTCGAAGCTGATCGGCGAGTGGCTGCTGCGCGACCAGGGCGTCGCGGCGGGCCTCCGCCACACCTCCCTGCGCTACTTCAACGTGGTCGGATCGGGCGATCCGGCGCTCCGCGATACCAGCCCTCACAACCTGTTCCCGCTCGTCTTCGACGCCCTGGTCGCCGGCCGCACCCCTCGCATCAACGGGAACGACTACCCGACCCCCGACGGCACCTGCGTCCGCGACTACATCCACGTCGCCGACCTGGCGGTCTCGCACGTCGCGGCCGCGAAGCGACTCGACGCCGGCGAGGCGATCGAGCCCGTCTACAACCTGGGCAGCGGCGACGGCGTCTCCGTCGGCCAGATCATGTGGACGGTGGCCGAGGTGACGGGAATCGCCTTCACCCCAGAAGTGGGGCCTCGACGCGCAGGGGATCCCGCGAGGATCGTGGCTTCGGGAGACCTCGCAGCACGCGATCTCGACTGGAGGATGCGTCACTCGCTCGAGGACATGGTGCGCAGCGCCTGGGAAGCACGCCAGGCGGCGTCCTGA
- a CDS encoding WhiB family transcriptional regulator codes for MPVPEYRSGVPDDWFIDPVRLGVPGVRPAEVEEDNPLAWQTDALCAQTDPEAFFPEKGGSTRDAKRICTSCEVRSQCLEYALANDERFGIWGGLSERERRKLRKRAG; via the coding sequence ATGCCAGTTCCTGAATATCGTTCTGGGGTACCCGACGACTGGTTCATCGACCCGGTCCGCCTCGGGGTCCCGGGCGTCCGACCGGCGGAGGTCGAAGAAGACAACCCGCTGGCCTGGCAGACCGACGCTCTCTGCGCTCAGACGGATCCGGAGGCGTTCTTCCCCGAGAAGGGCGGCTCGACCCGCGACGCGAAGCGCATCTGCACCTCGTGCGAGGTGCGGTCGCAGTGCCTCGAATACGCTCTCGCCAACGACGAGCGGTTCGGGATCTGGGGCGGCCTCTCCGAGCGCGAGCGCCGCAAGCTCCGCAAGCGCGCCGGCTGA
- a CDS encoding glycosyltransferase — translation MYPRVTAIVVAHSGGPRLQRTLDALAEQTRRPDAVIAVDCATSDDAARLLSEAQPTQLLNVPEKLPFGAAVATAVRVLPPASDSEQLLWLLAQDTAPEPGALEALLAALEVSPSVAVVGPKLVDWDDPALIREFGEAMTPFGASVPLVENELDQAQHDGLSDVLAVSSAGMLVRQALWERLEGFDPALPTVEDGLDFCTRARLAGFRVTLVAQARVAIAGEGVAGPNLSSKWTVRRRLSGERRRAQLHRRMVYAPGWAVPLHWLTLVPLGILRGLLRLLRKEPGSVGGELGAAFRVAFSGLAVSGARRRLAAAREVSWAAVAPLRIPFAEVRRARALKHEAAMVRQQGEKQDLDFFGTGGGWAVLAALLVGVALFFPLIGSGALSGGGLLPLDSSVGQLWADLGYGWRDTSLGFVGAADPFSAVLAVLGTLTFWQPSQSLVLLWILAVPLAALGAWLAAARLTTRATLRAFAALAYALAPTLLVALQGGRPSAVLAHILLPWLFFAGLAARRSWAASATTALLAAATAACAPILIPALVIAWIAALVFAGRRAARIAFIPLPALVLFAPLVWQQGARGAWLSIFADPGVPLDARQTPAWQLALGFPDGTLGGWHALATALQLPTASANLIVPILLAPLGVLAILALFLRGTVRAIVALLVALAGFLTAVAALHVQVAVSGGTVVPIWPGTAVSLYWLGLIGAAVLALSAIGRAAVYPAWVAIVTLAIAVVPVGIVSLTGHAEVAESDGRTMPAVVTAKAATQPRTGTLRIIPQGEGGIRAEIVRGSGQTLDDQSTLADTQRALTADQRALAQLAGNLSSRSGYDASAELKRLGIDFVLLTPPQTALPGQDVAAGDATRTRAAVAMDANPLLAPVGVTSTGRLWAFDRGTSDVPAAAQIPANAGGIWRVIVLLVQGIVVGLTVLMAIPTTRSADRISELSARRPDRRRREEAAVEPDDEPETPAAADGVADESLDEYEAEPDDEAVVESAEEEDVPDVEPAVESEPAVESKPVVDTEPVTESEPELPSASDGEPESSRDEPVDTALDDTDRPFEREPERVTTPPSPTTLEDGLEETIIRPRRSFEGGDRG, via the coding sequence ATGTATCCGAGAGTCACCGCCATCGTCGTCGCCCACAGCGGCGGCCCCCGCCTGCAGCGCACTCTCGACGCCCTCGCGGAGCAGACCCGTCGACCGGACGCCGTGATCGCCGTCGACTGTGCGACCTCCGACGACGCCGCCCGTCTGCTCTCGGAAGCCCAGCCCACCCAGCTGCTCAATGTCCCCGAGAAGCTCCCGTTCGGCGCTGCCGTCGCGACGGCTGTGCGGGTCCTGCCTCCCGCGTCCGATTCGGAGCAGCTGCTCTGGCTGCTGGCGCAGGACACCGCGCCGGAACCGGGGGCGTTGGAGGCGCTGCTCGCGGCGCTCGAGGTGTCTCCCTCGGTCGCCGTGGTCGGTCCGAAGCTGGTGGATTGGGATGACCCGGCTCTGATCCGCGAGTTCGGTGAGGCGATGACGCCGTTCGGCGCCTCTGTGCCGCTGGTCGAGAACGAGCTCGACCAGGCTCAGCACGACGGCCTGAGCGACGTCTTGGCCGTTTCGAGCGCGGGGATGCTCGTCCGTCAGGCGCTCTGGGAGCGGCTCGAGGGCTTCGACCCCGCCCTGCCGACCGTCGAGGACGGTCTCGACTTCTGCACACGGGCCCGCCTGGCCGGGTTCCGCGTCACGTTGGTGGCTCAGGCGCGCGTCGCCATCGCGGGGGAGGGCGTCGCCGGGCCGAACCTCTCGTCGAAGTGGACGGTGCGCCGTCGTCTGTCGGGGGAGCGGCGCCGTGCGCAGTTGCATCGACGGATGGTGTACGCCCCCGGATGGGCCGTCCCGCTGCACTGGCTGACCCTGGTGCCGCTCGGCATCCTGCGCGGGCTCCTGCGGCTTCTGCGCAAGGAGCCGGGCTCGGTCGGCGGTGAACTCGGTGCCGCGTTCCGGGTGGCGTTCTCCGGCCTCGCGGTGAGCGGCGCCCGGCGGCGCCTCGCGGCCGCCCGCGAGGTGAGCTGGGCGGCAGTCGCCCCTCTGCGCATCCCGTTCGCCGAGGTGCGCCGCGCCCGTGCGCTGAAACACGAAGCGGCGATGGTCCGCCAGCAGGGCGAGAAGCAGGACCTCGACTTCTTCGGGACCGGCGGCGGCTGGGCGGTGCTCGCCGCGCTCCTCGTCGGCGTCGCCCTGTTCTTCCCCCTCATCGGCTCCGGCGCGCTCTCCGGCGGCGGACTCCTGCCGCTCGACTCATCCGTCGGCCAGCTCTGGGCGGACCTCGGCTACGGCTGGCGCGACACGAGCCTCGGCTTCGTCGGCGCCGCTGACCCGTTCTCCGCGGTGCTCGCGGTCCTGGGAACGCTGACGTTCTGGCAGCCGTCCCAGTCGCTCGTGCTGCTCTGGATCCTCGCCGTGCCGCTCGCGGCGCTCGGCGCCTGGCTCGCGGCCGCACGGCTGACCACCCGGGCAACGCTCCGTGCGTTCGCCGCGCTCGCCTACGCGTTGGCACCGACCCTGCTGGTGGCTCTGCAGGGCGGGCGCCCGTCGGCAGTGCTCGCGCACATCCTGCTGCCGTGGCTGTTCTTCGCCGGCCTCGCCGCCCGCCGGTCCTGGGCGGCCAGCGCCACCACGGCCCTGCTCGCCGCAGCGACGGCGGCGTGCGCCCCGATCCTCATCCCGGCGCTCGTCATCGCGTGGATCGCCGCCCTCGTCTTCGCCGGCCGTCGCGCCGCGCGCATCGCGTTCATCCCGCTGCCCGCCCTCGTGCTGTTCGCGCCGCTCGTCTGGCAGCAGGGAGCCCGCGGAGCCTGGCTGTCGATCTTCGCGGACCCGGGCGTCCCGCTGGACGCACGGCAGACGCCGGCCTGGCAGCTCGCGCTCGGCTTCCCGGACGGCACCCTCGGCGGCTGGCATGCTCTCGCCACCGCCCTGCAGCTGCCGACGGCGTCGGCCAACCTGATCGTCCCGATCCTGCTGGCGCCGCTCGGCGTGCTGGCGATCCTCGCCCTCTTCTTGCGGGGCACGGTCCGGGCGATCGTCGCCCTGTTGGTCGCCCTCGCCGGGTTCCTGACGGCCGTCGCCGCCCTCCACGTGCAGGTCGCGGTCTCGGGCGGCACCGTCGTCCCGATCTGGCCGGGCACCGCGGTGAGCCTGTACTGGCTCGGGCTCATCGGCGCCGCCGTTCTCGCGCTGTCCGCCATCGGACGCGCCGCCGTCTATCCGGCCTGGGTCGCGATCGTGACGCTGGCGATCGCCGTCGTGCCGGTCGGGATCGTCAGCCTCACGGGTCACGCCGAGGTCGCCGAGAGCGACGGCCGCACGATGCCCGCCGTCGTCACGGCCAAGGCGGCCACGCAGCCGCGCACCGGGACGCTGCGCATCATCCCGCAGGGCGAGGGCGGCATCCGCGCCGAAATCGTGCGGGGCAGCGGTCAGACGCTCGACGACCAGTCGACGCTCGCGGACACCCAGCGCGCGCTCACGGCCGACCAGCGGGCGCTGGCGCAGCTGGCGGGCAACCTCTCCTCCCGAAGCGGATACGATGCGTCGGCCGAGCTGAAGCGCCTCGGCATCGACTTCGTTCTGCTGACACCCCCGCAGACCGCCCTGCCGGGCCAGGACGTCGCGGCCGGCGACGCCACGCGTACGCGCGCGGCCGTGGCGATGGATGCGAACCCGCTGCTCGCGCCGGTGGGCGTCACCTCCACCGGTCGGCTCTGGGCCTTCGACCGAGGAACGTCCGATGTCCCCGCCGCGGCCCAGATCCCCGCGAACGCCGGAGGCATCTGGCGCGTCATCGTGCTGCTCGTACAGGGCATCGTCGTCGGTCTCACTGTGCTGATGGCCATTCCGACCACGCGATCCGCAGACCGCATCTCCGAGCTGTCGGCCCGCCGGCCCGACCGTCGGCGCCGTGAGGAGGCCGCGGTCGAGCCAGACGATGAGCCCGAGACGCCGGCCGCCGCCGATGGTGTGGCGGACGAGAGCCTCGACGAGTACGAGGCGGAGCCGGACGACG